The following are from one region of the Vicugna pacos chromosome 9, VicPac4, whole genome shotgun sequence genome:
- the THAP11 gene encoding THAP domain-containing protein 11, translating to MPGFTCCVPGCYNNSHRDKALHFYTFPKDAELRRLWLKNVSRAGVSGCFSTFQPTTGHRLCSVHFQGGRKTYTVRVPTIFPLRGVNERKVARRPAGAAAARRRQQQLQQQQQQQQQQQQQQQQQQQQQPPQQPSPSASAAQTAQLQPNLVSASAAVLLTLQAAVDSSQAPGSVQPAPTTPTGEDVKPIDLTVQVEFAAAEGAAAAAAASELEAATAGLEAAECPMGPQLVVVGEEGFPDTGSDHSYSLSSGTTEEELLRKLNEQRDILALMEVKMKEMKGSIRHLRLTEAKLREELREKDRLLAMAVIRKKHGM from the coding sequence ATGCCTGGCTTTACGTGCTGCGTGCCGGGCTGCTACAACAACTCTCACCGGGATAAGGCGTTGCACTTCTACACGTTTCCCAAGGACGCTGAGCTGCGGCGCCTCTGGCTCAAGAATGTGTCCCGTGCCGGCGTCAGTGGGTGCTTCTCCACCTTCCAGCCCACCACGGGCCACCGTCTCTGCAGCGTCCACTTCCAGGGTGGTCGCAAAACCTACACGGTGCGCGTCCCCACCATCTTCCCGCTGCGCGGCGTCAACGAGCGCAAAGTAGCACGCAGACCCGCGGGGGCCGCAGCCGCACGCCGCAGGCAGCAGCAGCtgcaacagcagcaacagcaacaacaacaacaacaacagcagcagcagcagcagcagcagcagcagccgccgcaGCAGCCGTCGCCGTCCGCCTCCGCTGCCCAGACCGCCCAGCTGCAGCCGAACCTGGTGTCTGCCTCAGCGGCTGTACTCCTCACCCTTCAGGCCGCTGTAGACAGCAGCCAGGCTCCAGGATCCGTGCAGCCGGCGCCCACCACTCCCACGGGAGAAGACGTGAAGCCCATCGACCTGACGGTGCAAGTCGAGTTCGCAGCCGCAGAGGGCGCAGCCGCCGCAGCCGCTGCGTCGGAGCTAGAGGCTGCTACAGCAGGCCTGGAGGCCGCCGAGTGCCCTATGGGCCCCcagttggtggtggtgggggaagaGGGCTTCCCTGATACTGGCTCCGACCACTCGTACTCTTTGTCGTCAGGCACCACGGAGGAGGAGCTCCTGCGCAAGCTGAACGAGCAGCGGGACATCCTGGCGCTGATGGAGGTAAAGATGAAGGAGATGAAGGGCAGCATCCGTCACCTGCGTCTCACCGAGGCCAAGCTGCGCGAAGAACTCCGGGAGAAGGATCGGCTGCTGGCCATGGCTGTCATCCGCAAGAAACACGGAATGTGA
- the NUTF2 gene encoding nuclear transport factor 2: protein MGDKPIWEQIGSSFIQHYYQLFDNDRTQLGAIYIDASCLTWEGQQFQGKAAIVEKLSSLPFQKIQHSITAQDHQPTPDSCIISMVVGQLKADEDPIMGFHQMFLLKNINDAWVCTNDMFRLALHNFG, encoded by the exons ATGGGAGACAAGCCAATTTGGGAGCAGATTGGATCCAGCTTCATTCAACATTACTACCAGTTATTTGATAACGACAGAACCCAGCTAGGCGCAATTTAT ATTGATGCGTCATGCCTTACGTGGGAAGGACAGCAATTCCAGGGGAAAGCTGCCATTGTGGAGAAATTGTCT AGCCTTCCGTTCCAGAAAATCCAGCACAGCATCACAGCGCAGGACCATCAGCCCACACCAGATAGCTGTATCATCAGCATGGTTGTGGGCCAGCTCAAG GCTGATGAAGATCCCATCATGGGGTTCCACCAGATGTTCCTATTAAAGAACATCAACGATGCCTGGGTTTGCACCAATGACATGTTCAGGCTTGCCCTGCACAACTTCGGCTGA
- the EDC4 gene encoding enhancer of mRNA-decapping protein 4, whose amino-acid sequence MASSCASIDIEDATQHLRDILKLDRPAGGPSAESQRPSNAYNGDLNGLLVSDPLCSGDGTSTNKPGLRAMPPINLQEKQVICLSGDDSSTCIGILAKEVEIVASSDSSISSKARGSNKVKIQPVAKYDWEQKYYYGNLIAVSNSFLAYAIRAANNGSAMVRVISVSTSERTLLKGFTGSVADLAFAHVNSPQLACLDEAGNLFVWRLALVNGKIQEEILVHIRQPEGTPLNHFRRIIWCPFIPEESEDCCEEGSPTVALLHEDRAEVWDLDMLRSSHSTWPVDVSQIKQGFIVVKGHSTCLSEGALSPDGTVLATASHDGFVKFWQIYIEGQDEPRCLHEWKPHDGRPLSCLLFCDNHKKQDPEVPFWRFLITGADQNRELKMWCTVSWTCLQTIRFSPDIFNSVSVPPSLKVCLDLSAEYLILSDVQRKVLYVMELLQNQEEGRACFSSISEFLLTHPVLSFGIQVVSRCRLRHTEVLPAEEENDSLGADGTHGAGAIESAAGVLIKLFCVHTKALQDVQIRFQPQLNPDVVAPLPTHPAHEDFAFGESQPELGSEGLGSATHDSQPDLRRIVELPAPADFLSLSSETKPKLMTPDAFMTPSASLQQITASPSSSSSSSSSSSSSSSSSLTAVSAMGSTSAVDPSLSRPPEELTLSPKLQLDGGLTMSSSSNLQASPRSLLPSLLPGPADKLTPKGPGQVPTATSTLSLELQEVEPLGLPQASPSRTRSPDVISSASTALSQDIPEIASEALSRGFGSSASEGLEPDSMASAASALHLLSPRPRPGPELGPQLNLDGGPGDADRHSTPSLLEAALTQEATAPDSQVWPTAPDITRETCSSLAESPRNGLQEKHKSLAFHRPPYHLLQQHDSQDASAEQSDHDDEVASLASAAGGFGTKVPTPRLPAKDWKAKGSPRASPKLKRKGKKDDGDSSVGSRLTEHQVAEIPEDWPALIWQQQRELAQLRHSQEELLQRLCTQLEGLQSTVTGHVERALESRHEQEQRRLERALAEGQQRGGQLQEQLTQQLSQALSSAVAGRLERSIRDEIKKTVPPCVSRSLEPMAGQLSNSVATKLTAVEGSMKETISKLLKSKNLTDAIARAAADTLQGPMQAAYREAFQSVVLPAFEKSCQAMFQQINDSFRLGTQEYLQQLESHMKSRKAREQEAREPVLAQLRSLVSTLQGATEQMAATVSSSVRAEVQHQLHVAVGSLQESILAQVQRIVKGEVSVALKEQQAAVTSSIMQAMRSAAGTPVPAAHLDCQAQQAHILQLLQQGHLNQAFQQALTAADLNLVLFVCETVDPGQVFGQPPCPLSQPVLLSLIQQLASDLGTRTDLKLSYLEEAVMHLDHSDPITRDHMGSVMAQVRQKLFQFLQAEPHNSLGKAARRLSLMLHGLMTPSLP is encoded by the exons ATGGCCTCCTCCTGCGCGAGCATCGACATCGAGGACGCCACGCAGCACCTGCGGGACATACTCAAGCTGGACCGGCCTGCGGGGG GCCCCAGTGCAGAGAGCCAGCGACCATCTAATGCCTACAATGGCGATCTCAATGGGCTCCTGGTCTCAGACCCCCTCTGCTCAGGTGATGGTACTTCAACAAACAAGCCTGGTCTCCGGGCCATGCCACCTATTAACCTGCAGGAAAAGCAAGTCAT ATGCCTCTCAGGAGACGACAGCTCCACCTGCATCGGGATTTTGGCCAAGGAGGTGGAGATTGTGGCCAGCAGTGATTCTAGCATCTCAAGCAAGGCACGGGGGAGCAACAAG GTGAAAATCCAGCCCGTCGCCAAGTATGACTGGGAGCAGAAATACTACTATGGCAATCTGATTGCTGTGTCCAACTCCTTCTTGGCCTATGCCATTCGGG CTGCCAACAACGGCTCAGCAATGGTGCGGGTGATCAGTGTCAGCACTTCGGAGCGGACCCTGCTCAAAGGTTTCACAGGCAGTGTGGCTGATTTGGCCTTTGCACACGTCAATTCCCCACAGCTGGCCTGTCTGGATGAGGCAGGCAACCTGTTCGTATGGCGCTTAGCTTTGGTTAATGGCAAAATTCA AGAAGAGATCTTAGTTCATATCCGACAGCCAGAGGGCACGCCACTGAACCACTTTCGCAGGATCATCTGGTGCCCCTTCATCCCTGAAGAGAGTGAGGACTGCTGTGAGGAGGGCAGCCCAACAGTGGCCCTGTTACATGAGgaccgg GCTGAAGTATGGGACCTGGACATGCTTCGCTCCAGCCACAGCACCTGGCCTGTGGATGTCAGCCAAATCAAGCAGGGCTTCATCGTGGTAAAAGGCCACAGCACA TGCCTGAGTGAAGGGGCCCTCTCACCCGATGGGACTGTCCTGGCTACCGCAAGCCATGATGGCTTCGTTAAGTTTTGGCAGATCTACATTGAGGGGCAGGATGAGCCAAG GTGTTTACACGAGTGGAAGCCTCATGATGGGcggcccctctcctgcctcctgttCTGTGACAACCACAAGAAACAGGACCCTGA GGTCCCTTTCTGGAGGTTCCTCATTACTGGCGCTGACCAAAATCGGGAGCTGAAGATGTGGTGCACTGTGTCCTGGACCTGCCTGCAGACCATTCG CTTCTCCCCAGATATCTTCAACTCAGTGAGTGTGCCTCCCAGCCTCAAGGTTTGCTTGGATCTCTCAGCAGAATACCTGATTCTCAGCGATGTACAACGGAAG GTCCTCTACGTGATGGAACTGCTGCAGAATCAGGAGGAGGGCCGTGCCTGCTTCAGCTCCATCTCTGAGTTCCTGCTCACCCACCCTGTGCTGAGCTTCGGTATCCAGGTTGTAAGTCGCTGCCGGCTGAGGCACACTGAGGTGCTGCCTGCCGAGGAGGAGAATGACAGCCTAGGGGCTG ATGGGACCCACGGAGCCGGTGCCATTGAGTCTGCAGCTGGTGTGCTCATCAAGCTCTTTTGTGTACACACTAA GGCATTGCAAGACGTGCAGATCCGCTTCCAGCCACAGCTGAACCCTGATGTGGTGGCCCCACTCCCCACACACCCTGCCCATGAGGACTTTG CATTTGGAGAGTCTCAGCCTGAACTGGGCTCTGAGGGCCTAGGGTCGGCCACTCATGACTCCCAGCCTGACCTCCGACGCATTGTGGAGCTACCTGCACCTGCCGACTTCCTCAGTCTGAGCAGTGAGACCAAACCCAAGCTGATGACACCTGACGCCTTCATGACGCCCAGCGCCTCCCTGCAGCAG ATCACTGCGTCTCCTAGTAGCAGTAgtagcagtagcagcagcagcagcagcagcagcagctcctctCTTACAGCTGTGTCTGCCATGGGCAGTACTTCGGCTGTGGACCCCTCCTTGTCCAG GCCACCTGAGGAACTGACCTTGAGCCCCAAGCTGCAGTTGGATGGTGGTCTGACAatgagcagcagcagcaacctGCAGGCAAGCCCACGCAGCCTCCTGCCCAGCCTGCTCCCAGGTCCGGCCGACAAATTGACTCCCAAAGGGCCTGGGCAG GTGCCAACTGCCACCTCTACACTATCCCTGGAGCTGCAGGAAGTAgagcccctggggctgcctcaggctTCCCCTAGCCGCACCCGCTCCCCCGATGTTATCTCCTCAGCTTCCACTGCCCTGTCCCAGGATATCCCTGAGATTGCATCTGAGGCACTGTCCCGTGGCTTTGGCTCCTCTGCTTCTGAGGGTCTAGAGCCAGACAGTATGGCCTCAGCTGCCTCGGCACTACACCTTCTGTCCCCACGGCCCCGGCCGGGGCCCGAGCTTGGCCCACAGCTTAACTTggatggaggccctggggatgcGGATCGGCATAGTACCCCTTCCCTCCTGGAGGCAGCCTTGACCCAGGAGGCCACAGCCCCTGACAGTCAAGTCTGGCCTACAGCACCTGACATTACTCGTGAGACCTGTAGCAGCCTGGCAGAGAG ccccaggaaTGGCCTCCAGGAAAAGCACAAGAGCCTGGCTTTCCACCGACCACCTTATCACCTGCTGCAGCAACATGACAGCCAGGACGCCAGCGCCGAGCAAAG TGACCACGATGATGAGGTGGCCAGCCTTGCCTCTGCTGCAGGGGGCTTTGGCACCAAAGTTCCCACTCCGCGTCTTCCTGCCAAGGACTGGAAGGCCAAGGGatcccctcgggcctcacccaaGCTCAAGAGAAAGGGCAAAAAGGATGACGG GGATTCATCAGTGGGATCCCGGCTCACAGAGCACCAG GTGGCAGAAATCCCTGAGGACTGGCCAGCGTTAATTTGGCAACAGCAGAGAGAGCTGGCGCAGCTGCGGcacagccaagaggagctgcTGCAGCGTCtgtgcacccagcttgaaggtcTGCAGAGCACTGTCACAGGCCATGTAGAACGTGCCCTAGAGTCACGGCATGAGCAGGAGC AGCGGCGACTAGAGCGGGCACTGGCTGAAGGGCAGCAGCGAGGTGGGCAGCTGCAGGAGCAGCTGACGCAACAGTTGTCCCAAGCTCTGTCTTCAGCTGTGGCTGGACGGCTGGAGCGCAGCATACGGGATGAGATCAAGAAGACTGTGCCTCCAT GTGTCTCTCGAAGCCTGGAGCCCATGGCAGGCCAGCTGAGCAACTCGGTGGCCACAAAGCTCACAGCTGTGGAGGGTAGCATGAAAGAGACCATCTCCAAACTGCTAAAGTCCAAG AACTTGACAGATGCCATTGCCCGAGCAGCTGCAGACACATTACAGGGGCCAATGCAGGCCGCCTACCGTGAAGCCTTCCAGAGCGTGGTGCTGCCCGCCTTCGAGAAGAGCTGCCAGGCCATGTTCCAGCAGATCAATGATAGCTTCCGACTGGGCACACAGGAAT ACTTGCAGCAGCTGGAGAGCCACATGAAGAGCCGAAAGGCACGTGAGCAGGAGGCGCGAGAGCCTGTGCTGGCCCAGCTGCGGAGCCTGGTCAGCACACTGCAGGGGGCCACTGAGCAAATGGCGGCGACCGTGTCCAGTAGTGTTCGGGCTGAGGTGCAGCACCAGCTGCATGTGGCTGTGGGCAG CCTGCAGGAGTCAATTTTAGCACAAGTACAGCGCATTGTCAAGGGTGAGGTGAGTGTGGCACTCAAGGAGCAGCAGGCCGCCGTCACCTCTAGCATCATGCAGGCTATGCGCTCAGCTGCTGGCACACCCGTCCCTGCTGCCCACCTCGACTGCCAAGCCCAGCAAGCCCATATCCTGCAGCTGCTGCAGCAGGGCCACCTCAATCAGGCCTTCCAGCAG GCTCTGACTGCTGCTGACTTGAACCTGGTGCTGTTCGTGTGTGAAACTGTAGACCCAGGCCAGGTTTTTGGGCAGCCACCTTGCCCCCTCTCCCAGCCTGTACTCCTGTCACTCATCCAGCAGCTGGCCTCTGACCTTGGCACTCGAACTGACCTCAAGC